The proteins below come from a single Takifugu rubripes chromosome 10, fTakRub1.2, whole genome shotgun sequence genomic window:
- the LOC105416975 gene encoding mucin-17 isoform X2 has protein sequence MSTSEAGALGGVAAGEPRPPPDGSDAAARTERERHDERLGGNFLRENRHFSQIPNGHPWHPSAIRREDTHKGLLAAPPLRQPEAACCSQSQLPAQPVRSRFTSSLFFRLGCNLKDPCLNSSTVTSRADTDGVLCQVNGHTEAVTSAASDRPPAEKKDVNGLVCRGGVSPREREELRMIPAGPQLRTGTTSVDRQGPLGCSADPSTAMLSSTVVTVLAPHRSGRQRRFKRSEENGISEAHDGTNSGQPPSAGTRGQVRTPFSSTRQNTVGCTTTVDYESRRKMTQTASLDVNSARMEKREAAATNPLSPLSLEPPDRRATPQTGLQGGPPLSLKPTSSSLLLSLRRSNCNDRNTINAAPTLSEKNLLSQRTPDHNGQAHQEGPSISYRTDENGPVCSPPSSRTHLLSASPTIRGTPFTQQAQANISADSSPRHVARDHYPLIHPVPRRTTLTSTSWWKQVSQDCGAPLTATDAFNNNTLLASPRKVQSDFASPSRTDTSWLGDPVHNNRAINHTTPALESCMKTQGGTRNLTQTKNEASTHHKSELAFKQQFETSSNVKEALKSHSLPGVSPGSKISRAAEQTTSKGFTKIYINNGHSAANASELQPPLLTATSCDPISWRYPKYSQASSHHTVPQTFTKPSASVSTNTREASSSLPVTSDTASVPSHNIQASSNGGAFLQTPKLSRPFNTSPLGFERSYASIPFHPKPVSTLIPTVSAYPKTSYSPVPTASTTPPHNRCGPATACSTSPLSPSVAPALPSTPTTITSSLLTPPATPIISSPSYSGSMSPNEGRTLSSSLEKDSKNKNARAEGKKARRVTWEDSVDVQQSQKDRTGKAEQAKSPADTPPSRPSVSPKAPSIFNLLRSSNPSANASPVCSRTPKISSILVGKPGKYRSLSSDSADLASRRKETFELTPSDCTASNQGRHTLTTSRHERTLSLESGTAHLGSSGSLSLPPELSYKHRYTSPPYTALMSTRTAQKEVKVPTPRLLLTQQPLQPNNYGRLSTPTDPTGRSAFPVAKPVQSPIGPPQPQPSPFQTKASTSDRWGASGKDQDNKNHNGNKYQDHQNGQILPVNSRVQVIPQSHGSLSALITETLVYSIKPKTDVSTSPKIPLNPVGHPANPPVSQESHLSPRPALGRSNRAEDLPDQDSNGNSLTGPQTPEDENSKKGSREGLLGKSRFFSMETSNEQIQKRGRFALKRSTSTPNANLSRSDSDRSNKTNNKMDQMVNRLKKTFSTRRSEDDLSFPWKWRRTSQTPSVSGSSEAGSVSVDATDSPKSVATQEQELPSKEKEAEDISRWTPPRSTLTPPSESTKAWGGVCSWSGKSSPKESSPIEQMCVNQPHNPTTHHFDYFLSCSDAGPGRGPVSPAGKSTPSPRSPFSPFPSLSPVSSIPSSDITDDVFYSPKLPRRREPASPCEPGEGFSLAGLRRGRASTGPLSSSPSLEPEYSSCADLKYGIEPGRSYSVSSILSSRPSGPGRISTGSRVMSVGNLCESALTYAGKHQDLDLLAPDWARVSKGFQMYCANGPSKIRSRSLPRSLTKCFSSWNSGETLMAKPGHFVGPNISVSHFTWDAGGPPTPPPTPPLSPVSRQMSKPPSLSSPIFPVSPMDGPSRGHLPARGRVSRLGTFEEFSDNSSETTTDDEYYLETSEEEEKETEL, from the exons AGAACGCCACGATGAAAGACTCGGTGGAAACTTCCTGCGGGAGAATCGTCACTTCAGTCAAATCCCGAACGGACATCCGTGGCATCCTTCTGCCATCAGACGGGAAGACACACACAAAG GCCTGTTAGCAGCACCGCCGCTGAGACAACCGGAGGCGGCCTGCTGCAGCCAGTCACAGCTTCCTGCTCAGCCGGTCAGATCCAGGTTCacgtcctccctcttcttcagaCTCGGCTGCAATCTCAAGGATCCGTGTTTAAACAG TTCGACTGTAACATCTCGTGCCGACACAGACGGCGTCCTCTGTCAG GTTAACGGACACACAGAAGCAGTAACCAGCGCTGCCAGTGATCGTCCACCAGCTGAGAAGAAAGATGTAAATGGACTCGTTTGCAGAGGGGGCGTCAGCCCGCGGGAGCGTGAAGAACTGCGCATGATTCCAGCTGGGCCACAATTAAGAACTGGAACTACGTCTGTGGACAGACAGGGACCCCTCGGGTGCTCCGCTGATCCCAGTACAGCCATGCTGTCGTCCACGGTGGTCACCGTTCTTGCCCCGCACCGGAGTGGCCGACAGAGACGCTTCAAAAGATCTGAGGAAAACGGCATTTCGGAGGCGCACGATGGGACCAACAGTGGTCAGCCGCCGTCAGCCGGGACTCGAGGTCAGGTGAGGACGCCGTTTTCAAGCACCAGGCAAAACACTGTGGGATGTACGACAACTGTGGATTATGaaagcaggaggaaaatgaCTCAGACGGCGTCTTTGGATGTAAACTCAGCAAGAATGGAGAAAAGAGAGGCAGCTGCCACGAACCCTttatctcctctctcccttGAGCCACCTGATCGGAGAGCAACGCCACAAACTGGTCTCCAGGGAGGGCCACCTCTGAGCTTGAAACCAACAAGCAGCAGTTTGCTTTTGTCTCTAAGAAGATCAAATTGTAATGACAGGAACACTATAAATGCAGCCCCCACCCTGTCTGAGAAAAACCTACTGTCTCAGAGGACACCTGATCATAACGGACAAGCACACCAAGAGGGTCCATCCATTTCTTACAGGACAGATGAAAACGGGCCCGTCTGCTCCCCTCCATCCTCTAGGACGCACTTGCTTTCAGCCTCGCCCACAATCAGAGGCACCCCCTTTACGCAACAGGCTCAAGCTAACATCTCTGCCGACTCCTCGCCCAGACACGTTGCACGTGACCATTATCCCCTTATTCACCCTGTCCCGAGAAGGACCACCCTTACGTCCACTTCCTGGTGGAAGCAAGTTTCTCAGGACTGCGGTGCCCCGCTAACGGCCACTGATGCTTTTAATAACAACACCCTCTTGGCTTCACCTCGTAAAGTTCAAAGTGACTTTGCCTCTCCGAGTCGGACCGACACCAGTTGGCTTGGTGATCCAGTCCACAATAATAGAGCCATAAATCACACCACACCAGCTCTGGAAAGTTGTATGAAGACACAGGGTGGAACTCGCAACCTTACACAAACAAAAAACGAGGCGTCAACTCACCATAAATCAGAATTGGCTTTCAAACAGCAATTTGAAACCAGTTCAAACGTCAAAGAAGCATTAAAGTCTCATAGCTTGCCTGGTGTTTCACCAGGTTCTAAAattagcagagctgcagaacagACAACAAGTAAAGGTTTTACCAAGATTTACATCAATAATGGTCATTCAGCAGCAAATGCAAGCGAATTACAGCCTCCTTTGCTGACCGCCACAAGCTGTGACCCCATCTCCTGGAGGTACCCTAAATATTCTCAAGCCAGTTCTCACCACACCGTCCCTCAAACATTTACCAAACCATCGGCCTCCGTTTCGACCAACACCAGAGAAGCTTCCTCGAGTCTCCCCGTAACATCCGATACTGCTTCGGTCCCATCACACAACATTCAAGCTTCTTCCAACGGTGGCGCGTTTCTTCAAACCCCCAAGTTGTCCAGACCATTCAACACCTCGCCTCTCGGCTTTGAAAGGAGCTACGCCTCCATCCCTTTTCACCCTAAACCGGTGTCTACTCTCATCCCCACCGTCAGCGCTTACCCTAAAACAAGCTATAGTCCTGTACCCACAGCTTCCACAACACCTCCACACAACCGTTGTGGACCCGCCACCGCCTGCAGCACATCTCCGCTCTCTCCCTCGGTGGCCCCCGCGCTCCCATCTACTCCCACCACAATCACCAGTTCTCTATTGACGCCCCCGGCAACGCCGATCATCTCCAGCCCCAGCTACTCTGGATCTATGAGCCCAAATGAAGGAAGAACTTTGTCAAGCAGCCTAGAAAAAGACTCTAAAAACAAGAATGCTCGGGCAGAGGGTAAGAAAGCCAGACGGGTCACGTGGGAGGACTCCGTGGACGTTCAACAGTCTCAGAAAGACAGAACTGGAAAGGCCGAGCAGGCCAAATCCCCGGCGGACACTCCTCCTTCCAGACCCTCGGTGAGCCCTAAAGCTCCGAGCATCTTCAACTTGCTAAGATCAAGTAATCCAAGTGCAAATGCTTCTCCTGTTTGTTCCCGAACGCCAAAGATCTCCAGCATACTGGTGGGAAAGCCAGGAAAGTATCGCTCCCTGTCGTCTGATTCCGCTGATTTAGCCTCTAGACGGAAAGAGACATTTGAACTAACTCCCAGCGATTGTACGGCGTCCAACCAGGGGAGACACACCTTAACAACAAGTAGACACGAGAGGACTCTGTCGTTGGAGTCCGGCACGGCTCACTTGGGCTCCTCTGGTTCGCTCTCCCTGCCTCCTGAATTGTCTTATAAGCATCGATACACTTCTCCACCATACACAGCTCTAATGTCCACAAGGACAGCACAGAAAGAAGTTAAGGTCCCAACCCCTCGATTGCTACTGACCCAACAACCCTTACAACCCAACAATTATGGACGTCTGTCCACGCCTACTGACCCAACAGGCCGCTCAGCCTTTCCTGTGGCCAAGCCTGTTCAATCCCCCATCGGCCCCCCACAGCCTCAGCCTTCGCCTTTTCAGACCAAAGCTAGCACTAGTGACCGATGGGGGGCTTCAGGCAAGGACCAAGATAACAAGAACCACAACGGAAATAAATACCAAGATCACCAGAATGGACAGATACTACCAGTCAACAGCAGGGTTCAAGTCATCCCACAGAGTCACGGTTCCCTATCAGCACTCATAACTGAGACGCTGGTTTACAGCATTAAACCTAAGACAGATGTATCTACATCTCCAAAGATCCCGCTGAACCCTGTGGGACATCCTGCAAATCCTCCAGTTTCTCAAGAGTCGCATTTGAGTCCAAGGCCAGCGTTGGGCCGGAGCAACAGAGCTGAAGATCTTCCGGATCAAGACTCCAATGGCAACAGTTTGACAGGACCCCAGACTCCAGAGGATGAAAACTCAAAGAAAGGCTCTAGAGAAGGTTTACTGGGTAAAAGTAGGTTTTTTTCAATGGAGACCAGCAATGAACAAATCCAAAAGAGAGGCCGCTTTGCACTGAAGAGGAGCACGAGTACTCCAAACGCCAACTTGTCAAGGTCAGACTCAGATAGGTCCAACAAGACTAATAACAAAATGGACCAAATGGTCAACAGGCTCAAAAAAACCTTTAGCACCAGGCGGTCTGAGGATGATCTGTCCTTCCCCTGGAAGTGGAGGCGAACCTCCCAGACCCCTTCTGTTAGTGGCTCCAGCGAGGCCGGCAGCGTCAGTGTTGATGCTACTGACAGTCCCAAGAGTGTAGCGACTCAAGAGCAAGAGCTCCCGTCCaaggagaaggaagcagaggACATTAGTAGATGGACACCACCCAGGTCCACTCTCACTCCACCCTCTGAAAGCACAAAGGCTTGGGGCGGGGTTTGCAGCTGGTCTGGCAAATCATCTCCCAAGGAAAGCTCTCCTATCGAGCAAATGTGCGTAAACCAGCCACACAATCCGACAACACATCACTTTGACTACTTCCTCTCTTGCAGTGATGCCGGTCCAGGTCGAGGGCCGGTATCCCCCGCTGGGAAGTCCACCCCCAGCCCCAGAAGTCCGTTTTCCCCATTTCCATCACTTTCTCCAGTCTCCTCAATTCCATCGTCCGACATTACGGACGATGTCTTCTACAGCCCAAAACTGCCCCGACGCAGAGAACCTGCCTCCCCTTGTGAGCCCGGAGAGGGATTCAGCTTAGCGGGTTTGAGGAGAGGTCGGGCATCCACGGGTCCTCTGAGTTCGAGTCCCTCACTAGAACCTGAATACTCGTCCTGTGCTGACCTGAAGTACGGCATTGAGCCGGGAAGGTCCTACTCTGTTAGTTCCATTCTCTCCAGTCGACCTTCAGGACCTGGTCGCATTTCCACTGGCTCCAGAGTCATGAGTGTGGGCAACCTTTGTGAATCTGCATTGACATATGCAGGCAAGCACCaggacctggacctgctggcCCCAGACTGGGCCAGGGTGAGCAAGGGTTTTCAAATGTACTGCGCTAACGGCCCGTCCAAAATAAGGTCAAGATCTCTCCCTCGCTCGCTGACCAAGTGTTTTTCCAGTTGGAACTCTGGAGAGACCTTGATGGCAAAGCCAGGCCACTTTGTGGGCCCAAACATCAGCGTCTCGCACTTCACCTGGGACGCAGGGGGTCCTCCGACCCCTCCTCCCACGCCTCCTCTGTCACCGGTGTCCCGGCAGATGTCCAAACCTCCCAGCCTGTCTTCTCCCATCTTTCCAGTCTCGCCGATGGACGGCCCCTCTAGAGGACATTTACCTGCCAGGGGACGCGTCTCCAGACTGGGCACGTTTGAGGAGTTTTCAGACAACAGTTCAGAGACAACAACGGATGATGAATATTATTTAGAAacaagtgaagaagaagaaaaagagacggAACTCTAA
- the LOC105416975 gene encoding mucin-17 isoform X3 has product MNGSIFCVNDSAMITLERHDERLGGNFLRENRHFSQIPNGHPWHPSAIRREDTHKAGLLAAPPLRQPEAACCSQSQLPAQPVRSRFTSSLFFRLGCNLKDPCLNSSTVTSRADTDGVLCQVNGHTEAVTSAASDRPPAEKKDVNGLVCRGGVSPREREELRMIPAGPQLRTGTTSVDRQGPLGCSADPSTAMLSSTVVTVLAPHRSGRQRRFKRSEENGISEAHDGTNSGQPPSAGTRGQVRTPFSSTRQNTVGCTTTVDYESRRKMTQTASLDVNSARMEKREAAATNPLSPLSLEPPDRRATPQTGLQGGPPLSLKPTSSSLLLSLRRSNCNDRNTINAAPTLSEKNLLSQRTPDHNGQAHQEGPSISYRTDENGPVCSPPSSRTHLLSASPTIRGTPFTQQAQANISADSSPRHVARDHYPLIHPVPRRTTLTSTSWWKQVSQDCGAPLTATDAFNNNTLLASPRKVQSDFASPSRTDTSWLGDPVHNNRAINHTTPALESCMKTQGGTRNLTQTKNEASTHHKSELAFKQQFETSSNVKEALKSHSLPGVSPGSKISRAAEQTTSKGFTKIYINNGHSAANASELQPPLLTATSCDPISWRYPKYSQASSHHTVPQTFTKPSASVSTNTREASSSLPVTSDTASVPSHNIQASSNGGAFLQTPKLSRPFNTSPLGFERSYASIPFHPKPVSTLIPTVSAYPKTSYSPVPTASTTPPHNRCGPATACSTSPLSPSVAPALPSTPTTITSSLLTPPATPIISSPSYSGSMSPNEGRTLSSSLEKDSKNKNARAEGKKARRVTWEDSVDVQQSQKDRTGKAEQAKSPADTPPSRPSVSPKAPSIFNLLRSSNPSANASPVCSRTPKISSILVGKPGKYRSLSSDSADLASRRKETFELTPSDCTASNQGRHTLTTSRHERTLSLESGTAHLGSSGSLSLPPELSYKHRYTSPPYTALMSTRTAQKEVKVPTPRLLLTQQPLQPNNYGRLSTPTDPTGRSAFPVAKPVQSPIGPPQPQPSPFQTKASTSDRWGASGKDQDNKNHNGNKYQDHQNGQILPVNSRVQVIPQSHGSLSALITETLVYSIKPKTDVSTSPKIPLNPVGHPANPPVSQESHLSPRPALGRSNRAEDLPDQDSNGNSLTGPQTPEDENSKKGSREGLLGKSRFFSMETSNEQIQKRGRFALKRSTSTPNANLSRSDSDRSNKTNNKMDQMVNRLKKTFSTRRSEDDLSFPWKWRRTSQTPSVSGSSEAGSVSVDATDSPKSVATQEQELPSKEKEAEDISRWTPPRSTLTPPSESTKAWGGVCSWSGKSSPKESSPIEQMCVNQPHNPTTHHFDYFLSCSDAGPGRGPVSPAGKSTPSPRSPFSPFPSLSPVSSIPSSDITDDVFYSPKLPRRREPASPCEPGEGFSLAGLRRGRASTGPLSSSPSLEPEYSSCADLKYGIEPGRSYSVSSILSSRPSGPGRISTGSRVMSVGNLCESALTYAGKHQDLDLLAPDWARVSKGFQMYCANGPSKIRSRSLPRSLTKCFSSWNSGETLMAKPGHFVGPNISVSHFTWDAGGPPTPPPTPPLSPVSRQMSKPPSLSSPIFPVSPMDGPSRGHLPARGRVSRLGTFEEFSDNSSETTTDDEYYLETSEEEEKETEL; this is encoded by the exons ATGAATGGCTCCATCTTTTGTGTTAATGACTCGGCTATGATCACTTT AGAACGCCACGATGAAAGACTCGGTGGAAACTTCCTGCGGGAGAATCGTCACTTCAGTCAAATCCCGAACGGACATCCGTGGCATCCTTCTGCCATCAGACGGGAAGACACACACAAAG CAGGCCTGTTAGCAGCACCGCCGCTGAGACAACCGGAGGCGGCCTGCTGCAGCCAGTCACAGCTTCCTGCTCAGCCGGTCAGATCCAGGTTCacgtcctccctcttcttcagaCTCGGCTGCAATCTCAAGGATCCGTGTTTAAACAG TTCGACTGTAACATCTCGTGCCGACACAGACGGCGTCCTCTGTCAG GTTAACGGACACACAGAAGCAGTAACCAGCGCTGCCAGTGATCGTCCACCAGCTGAGAAGAAAGATGTAAATGGACTCGTTTGCAGAGGGGGCGTCAGCCCGCGGGAGCGTGAAGAACTGCGCATGATTCCAGCTGGGCCACAATTAAGAACTGGAACTACGTCTGTGGACAGACAGGGACCCCTCGGGTGCTCCGCTGATCCCAGTACAGCCATGCTGTCGTCCACGGTGGTCACCGTTCTTGCCCCGCACCGGAGTGGCCGACAGAGACGCTTCAAAAGATCTGAGGAAAACGGCATTTCGGAGGCGCACGATGGGACCAACAGTGGTCAGCCGCCGTCAGCCGGGACTCGAGGTCAGGTGAGGACGCCGTTTTCAAGCACCAGGCAAAACACTGTGGGATGTACGACAACTGTGGATTATGaaagcaggaggaaaatgaCTCAGACGGCGTCTTTGGATGTAAACTCAGCAAGAATGGAGAAAAGAGAGGCAGCTGCCACGAACCCTttatctcctctctcccttGAGCCACCTGATCGGAGAGCAACGCCACAAACTGGTCTCCAGGGAGGGCCACCTCTGAGCTTGAAACCAACAAGCAGCAGTTTGCTTTTGTCTCTAAGAAGATCAAATTGTAATGACAGGAACACTATAAATGCAGCCCCCACCCTGTCTGAGAAAAACCTACTGTCTCAGAGGACACCTGATCATAACGGACAAGCACACCAAGAGGGTCCATCCATTTCTTACAGGACAGATGAAAACGGGCCCGTCTGCTCCCCTCCATCCTCTAGGACGCACTTGCTTTCAGCCTCGCCCACAATCAGAGGCACCCCCTTTACGCAACAGGCTCAAGCTAACATCTCTGCCGACTCCTCGCCCAGACACGTTGCACGTGACCATTATCCCCTTATTCACCCTGTCCCGAGAAGGACCACCCTTACGTCCACTTCCTGGTGGAAGCAAGTTTCTCAGGACTGCGGTGCCCCGCTAACGGCCACTGATGCTTTTAATAACAACACCCTCTTGGCTTCACCTCGTAAAGTTCAAAGTGACTTTGCCTCTCCGAGTCGGACCGACACCAGTTGGCTTGGTGATCCAGTCCACAATAATAGAGCCATAAATCACACCACACCAGCTCTGGAAAGTTGTATGAAGACACAGGGTGGAACTCGCAACCTTACACAAACAAAAAACGAGGCGTCAACTCACCATAAATCAGAATTGGCTTTCAAACAGCAATTTGAAACCAGTTCAAACGTCAAAGAAGCATTAAAGTCTCATAGCTTGCCTGGTGTTTCACCAGGTTCTAAAattagcagagctgcagaacagACAACAAGTAAAGGTTTTACCAAGATTTACATCAATAATGGTCATTCAGCAGCAAATGCAAGCGAATTACAGCCTCCTTTGCTGACCGCCACAAGCTGTGACCCCATCTCCTGGAGGTACCCTAAATATTCTCAAGCCAGTTCTCACCACACCGTCCCTCAAACATTTACCAAACCATCGGCCTCCGTTTCGACCAACACCAGAGAAGCTTCCTCGAGTCTCCCCGTAACATCCGATACTGCTTCGGTCCCATCACACAACATTCAAGCTTCTTCCAACGGTGGCGCGTTTCTTCAAACCCCCAAGTTGTCCAGACCATTCAACACCTCGCCTCTCGGCTTTGAAAGGAGCTACGCCTCCATCCCTTTTCACCCTAAACCGGTGTCTACTCTCATCCCCACCGTCAGCGCTTACCCTAAAACAAGCTATAGTCCTGTACCCACAGCTTCCACAACACCTCCACACAACCGTTGTGGACCCGCCACCGCCTGCAGCACATCTCCGCTCTCTCCCTCGGTGGCCCCCGCGCTCCCATCTACTCCCACCACAATCACCAGTTCTCTATTGACGCCCCCGGCAACGCCGATCATCTCCAGCCCCAGCTACTCTGGATCTATGAGCCCAAATGAAGGAAGAACTTTGTCAAGCAGCCTAGAAAAAGACTCTAAAAACAAGAATGCTCGGGCAGAGGGTAAGAAAGCCAGACGGGTCACGTGGGAGGACTCCGTGGACGTTCAACAGTCTCAGAAAGACAGAACTGGAAAGGCCGAGCAGGCCAAATCCCCGGCGGACACTCCTCCTTCCAGACCCTCGGTGAGCCCTAAAGCTCCGAGCATCTTCAACTTGCTAAGATCAAGTAATCCAAGTGCAAATGCTTCTCCTGTTTGTTCCCGAACGCCAAAGATCTCCAGCATACTGGTGGGAAAGCCAGGAAAGTATCGCTCCCTGTCGTCTGATTCCGCTGATTTAGCCTCTAGACGGAAAGAGACATTTGAACTAACTCCCAGCGATTGTACGGCGTCCAACCAGGGGAGACACACCTTAACAACAAGTAGACACGAGAGGACTCTGTCGTTGGAGTCCGGCACGGCTCACTTGGGCTCCTCTGGTTCGCTCTCCCTGCCTCCTGAATTGTCTTATAAGCATCGATACACTTCTCCACCATACACAGCTCTAATGTCCACAAGGACAGCACAGAAAGAAGTTAAGGTCCCAACCCCTCGATTGCTACTGACCCAACAACCCTTACAACCCAACAATTATGGACGTCTGTCCACGCCTACTGACCCAACAGGCCGCTCAGCCTTTCCTGTGGCCAAGCCTGTTCAATCCCCCATCGGCCCCCCACAGCCTCAGCCTTCGCCTTTTCAGACCAAAGCTAGCACTAGTGACCGATGGGGGGCTTCAGGCAAGGACCAAGATAACAAGAACCACAACGGAAATAAATACCAAGATCACCAGAATGGACAGATACTACCAGTCAACAGCAGGGTTCAAGTCATCCCACAGAGTCACGGTTCCCTATCAGCACTCATAACTGAGACGCTGGTTTACAGCATTAAACCTAAGACAGATGTATCTACATCTCCAAAGATCCCGCTGAACCCTGTGGGACATCCTGCAAATCCTCCAGTTTCTCAAGAGTCGCATTTGAGTCCAAGGCCAGCGTTGGGCCGGAGCAACAGAGCTGAAGATCTTCCGGATCAAGACTCCAATGGCAACAGTTTGACAGGACCCCAGACTCCAGAGGATGAAAACTCAAAGAAAGGCTCTAGAGAAGGTTTACTGGGTAAAAGTAGGTTTTTTTCAATGGAGACCAGCAATGAACAAATCCAAAAGAGAGGCCGCTTTGCACTGAAGAGGAGCACGAGTACTCCAAACGCCAACTTGTCAAGGTCAGACTCAGATAGGTCCAACAAGACTAATAACAAAATGGACCAAATGGTCAACAGGCTCAAAAAAACCTTTAGCACCAGGCGGTCTGAGGATGATCTGTCCTTCCCCTGGAAGTGGAGGCGAACCTCCCAGACCCCTTCTGTTAGTGGCTCCAGCGAGGCCGGCAGCGTCAGTGTTGATGCTACTGACAGTCCCAAGAGTGTAGCGACTCAAGAGCAAGAGCTCCCGTCCaaggagaaggaagcagaggACATTAGTAGATGGACACCACCCAGGTCCACTCTCACTCCACCCTCTGAAAGCACAAAGGCTTGGGGCGGGGTTTGCAGCTGGTCTGGCAAATCATCTCCCAAGGAAAGCTCTCCTATCGAGCAAATGTGCGTAAACCAGCCACACAATCCGACAACACATCACTTTGACTACTTCCTCTCTTGCAGTGATGCCGGTCCAGGTCGAGGGCCGGTATCCCCCGCTGGGAAGTCCACCCCCAGCCCCAGAAGTCCGTTTTCCCCATTTCCATCACTTTCTCCAGTCTCCTCAATTCCATCGTCCGACATTACGGACGATGTCTTCTACAGCCCAAAACTGCCCCGACGCAGAGAACCTGCCTCCCCTTGTGAGCCCGGAGAGGGATTCAGCTTAGCGGGTTTGAGGAGAGGTCGGGCATCCACGGGTCCTCTGAGTTCGAGTCCCTCACTAGAACCTGAATACTCGTCCTGTGCTGACCTGAAGTACGGCATTGAGCCGGGAAGGTCCTACTCTGTTAGTTCCATTCTCTCCAGTCGACCTTCAGGACCTGGTCGCATTTCCACTGGCTCCAGAGTCATGAGTGTGGGCAACCTTTGTGAATCTGCATTGACATATGCAGGCAAGCACCaggacctggacctgctggcCCCAGACTGGGCCAGGGTGAGCAAGGGTTTTCAAATGTACTGCGCTAACGGCCCGTCCAAAATAAGGTCAAGATCTCTCCCTCGCTCGCTGACCAAGTGTTTTTCCAGTTGGAACTCTGGAGAGACCTTGATGGCAAAGCCAGGCCACTTTGTGGGCCCAAACATCAGCGTCTCGCACTTCACCTGGGACGCAGGGGGTCCTCCGACCCCTCCTCCCACGCCTCCTCTGTCACCGGTGTCCCGGCAGATGTCCAAACCTCCCAGCCTGTCTTCTCCCATCTTTCCAGTCTCGCCGATGGACGGCCCCTCTAGAGGACATTTACCTGCCAGGGGACGCGTCTCCAGACTGGGCACGTTTGAGGAGTTTTCAGACAACAGTTCAGAGACAACAACGGATGATGAATATTATTTAGAAacaagtgaagaagaagaaaaagagacggAACTCTAA